In Bacillus sp. S3, the sequence CATGTTACGGATAAGGGGAAGATATCGGTCATATAAAGAAGTTCGTTTAAGGGACGGTTTCGATGTCGTAGCTAAATCCTTATAAACGGTATTACGGGAAATACCTAGCTGCTTTGCGATCGCTGTGATGCTCTTGCCTTCTTTCTGAAGGCGCCGGGCATTTTGAATTCTCTTCCAAACGTTTTCTTCGTGTTCCACCAAAGGCTGGAGCCGTTTTGGTAAAGGGCGTGATGAACTGCATTGTTGGACATTTGAGTCTTGACCAGTCGGTTTCCATCTTGGCGGCACAATAGACTTAATCGTCTTCTTAACTGCGTCAAAAAGATGCTGGAGGATATGCCAACGATCACCAACTTGCTTGATTTTTGGTGACGCTTCCTCTGCCGCATTTTTATATGCATGGGCACGATCTCTTGTAATCAGTTGAATTTCAGGATGTTTGATGAGCCAGCTCCTTACTGACTCTTTGTCTCGGTTTGGTAAAAAATCAAGGATATCACCTGTTTGTAGGTCTATGAAGATCGTGCCATACCGTTTTCTTTTCTTAAAAGCAAAATCATCAATGCCCACGAAAGGGACACTCCCTTGGCTGAACCGGTTCTTCCTTTTTAATCCGGTACAGAATGGCATCATGGCTTATCGAAATGCGCATTTTTCGGCAGATTTTTTCAGCGGCCAGGCAATTATTAGTGAATCCCACATGACGAATCAGGTTTTCCAGCCTGTTTGTTTTTCTGGCGGAAGGGCTTAACCAGTTCAAACGTTCGGTGAATACTTTAACCTTACAGTCTTTGTTACCACAAAACCATTTGTGCAATAGAACGGTTATATGAACCGAATGACCTGAGACCGGAAGGTCATCGACTTTCCTAGCATATTGGCTGTGCTGTCGAGACGATACATGTTTGCATTCTGGGCATTGTGCATGTTTTGAACATATCTTTAACACGGCATACATTGCATCCGGTTCCATTATGGTATAAAGGACTTCAACGTTTTGGTCGAACTTGAAAAGTTCATTGAAGTTTGAAATGACCATTGTAACCACCGCCCTTTGAGTATTAGTATTGCTATACCCGAAAAGCAGTAAAAAATGCTTTCACCATGTTTGCGTAAGAACCAAGGCCATTGTTGATTTTTTAAAACTGTTGATTGGAGCGGAAGGCACAGAGACTCCTGCGGGAGTAAGGGGCAGGGGAGACCCCGCAGGAGCGAAGCGACGAGGAGGCTCCCCGTCACGCCCGCGGAAAGCGAAGTGCCTGGAGCAGAAATCAACAGCCAAGTTTAACACAGCTTTTTTATAAAAAATGGAAATATATATTGATTTAACTAATATTGTTAGTTAAAATAAAACTAATGATATTAGTTAAAGGGAGAGGGTCAGAATGAGAGTGATCAAAACTGGTTATTTATACCAAGTGACTTTTATGGCGAATGTTTTTCCTGTCAACTGTTACTTGGTGGAGGAAGAGGAGGGAGTAACATTAATTGATGCCGCCTTAGGCTTTTGTGCGAAGGGGATACTGAAGGCTGCAGAAACGATTGGAAAACCAATTACAAAAATTGTTTTGACACATGCTCACGAGGATCATGTTGGTGCACTTGATTCAATAAAAGTGGTGTTTCCGGAGGTGCCAGTTTATATTTCAACCCGTGATCACAGATTAATGAATGACGATCGTTCCCTCGATACCCATGAGGAGCAAACACCAATCAAAGGCGGTGTGCCGAAAAAATTAAAAACGCGCGCCAATGTATTATTGAAGGAAGGCGATCTTGTTGGTTCATTAACCGCGATTGAAACGCCGGGGCACACACCGGGATCCATGTCATTTTTGGATTTGCGAACAAAGGCATTGATAGCGGGGGATGCCTTTCAAACAAGAGGAGGAATCGCTGTGGCAGGTGATTTAAAACCGCTGTTTCCATTTCCGTCATTTGGCACATGGAGTAAAAAGACGGCGCTTGCCAGCGCAAAGAAGCTAGTGAGCTATGAACCTCAGCTTCTGGCAGTGGGGCATGGGGAAATGGTGGAGCATCCCGTGAGAGTGATGGAACAAGCCATTGGAAATCTAGAACGGAAAATAGGATAGGGGAGAGTTAAGAGTATGTCACCAAGACCCAAAATAGGCCTTGATCTACACACGATAGTAGAGGCAGCAGGGGATATTGCCGATCAACATGGAATGCATGAGGTTACTTTGGCGAACCTGGCTAAGCAATTGGGGATTCGCCCCCCTTCATTATATAACCATTTCGACGGGCTTCCCGGGTTGAGAAAGAAATTGGCCATTTACGGAATCGACCGCTTATACGAAGTTATGGCAGATGCCGCAATTGGGGTTTCAGGCACCGAAGCAGTGCTTTCAATCAGTAAAGCATATGTCCAATTTGCCCGTAAACACCCTGGATTGTATGAGGCAACGATGCTTGCTCCTTACCAGGAGGACGCAGATGTTCAGCAAGCCGGAGCAAAAATTGTCGACCTTTCCATCCGGGTCCTTCAGGCCTATCATTTGGAAGGAGACCTTGCTCTTCACGCCGTTAGAGGATTACGCAGTATTTTACATGGATTTTCCACATTAGAACAAAAGGGCGGTTTTAAAATGGCCCTGGATTTGGATGAGAGCCTTACAATCATTCTTAAGGCATTTCTCGCCGGAATCGGCGAAGCTGCATAGTCTGATAAATGATTTATATATCTTTTTTGTCTACATTTAGTTCAATTAGATTCCCATCAGGATCAGCACAAAAGATCTGCGCAAAGCCGCTGGCACTTTCGGGCTTTTCTAAAACTGCTACACCATTTTGTTTAAGCCAGCTAAGGGTCTCATCGTAAGATTTTACTCTTAACGCAAAATGTCCTTCACGGCTGCTAATGGACTTTTCTTGACGGATTGTCTGAGAGGTCGGGAGGACAATAAGGTGGATTTGCTGGCCTCCTACTTCATACCAAGCACCTGCAAAATCAAAGGCAGGCCGGGGAAGTTCTTTCAAACATAGAATATTGCTATAAAAATTTTTGGCCTGTTCTAAATCGGTTACAGTTAGACTAACATGATGAAGCCCGTGGTACTGAATCATAGTAATCATCTCCAGTGCAAATGAACTTTTTAATTTGATAACTACATCATAACATAGGGCCGATAAGGATAAAAAAAGAAGGATTTTTAAAAAATTATTTTCTAAAGCTGTCAGGATCCAATTAGGGACATTTTGGAGATGTCATGATTAGAAAAGCTTTGTTATAATAGGGGAAAACATAGAATTAAGGAATGATGATTGTGCGGAACTCGGAAAAATTTGGTTTGGTTTTGGACGTAGAAACAACTGGATTAGGGCCAACAAAAGATGAAGTAATCGAACTGGCATTAAAGTTATTTACTTATAGGGATGACTCTGGTGAAATTATTGACATTGTGGAGGAAGACTCCTTTTTACGTGAGCCGCTTTCCAGCACAGCACGGAACAACTATGATCAAGCGTACCGAGTACATGGAATCCCTTACGATCTAGTTAGAGGGAAAAGCTTTTATGATGGAAAAATAAAGACCTATTTCCATCGTGCGGATGCCGTATTTGCCCATAATGCATCCTTTGACCGCAGCTTTCTCTTCCACATGTACCCTGAAGTTAACGATTTAAAATGGTATTGCACGATGAGAGGGGTCCCATGGAAAAATTACGGTTTTCCAAACGGGAAACTATTGACCCTGCTGCAAGCTCATAACATTACCAATTACCAAACACATAGAGCCCTTGATGATATTACATACCTAATGGAACTTCTAAAGAAAACAAACCCGAACGGGAGCTACTACCTTCAAGAAGTACTAGAAAAAGGTCCAATGAGAAAATATCAGCCAGCCGCAACCCGGACAAAAATGGGCTAAAAACTACCCCAACGCGAAAACACTGCGTTGGGGTTAGTAATGGTGCCTGACACCATTATCACTCTTTACACCATGAATACTCTATTAATTTATTTGAAGGTTCCGATATATTTTGCTTGGGGGCGGTAGATGGTGTTGTTTTCTGCTTGTTCTAGGACATGGGCCGTCCAGCCTACTATTCTGCTGGCAGTGAAGGTAGGGGTGAATAGTTCTGTGTCCATATTGATTGCTTTCATGATGGCGGCTGCGTAAAATTCTACGTTTGTATAAAGTGATCGACCGGGTTTAAGTTCCGCTAATATTTTTACGGCTGTATCCTCAACGGTCATTGCTAGGTCAAGCCACTCATCCTCTCCTGCTAACTTCAATAATTTTGTCTTTAAAGCCATTGCCCGGGGGTCATGGGTTTTATAAACCCGATGTCCAAACCCCATTAATTTCTCTCCCTGCAAAATCTTCTCTCTGATCACCGCTTCAGCATCTCCAACAAGAGCAATCTCATCCATCAGCTCAATGACTCCTGAAGGGGCACCGCCATGAAGCGGACCTTTCATTGTTCCGACTGCAGAGGTAATAGCCGAAACCATATCTGACTCAGATGAAGCTGTAACCCTAGCCGAAAAGGTAGAAGCGTTCATTCCATGTTCAAGTGTAAGAATCATATATGCTTCAAGGGCTTCGATATGGGCGGCTATTGGTACCTTTCCATTAAGCATAAACAAATAGTTTTCGACATGGTCTAAATCATGCCGAGGAGGGCAGAAGTTGTTACCATCTAATTGACATTTTCGGTAGCCGATAACTGTAGGAACTAAGGCGGTTAATCTGATAGCCTGTGAGACTTTAGGTTTCCAGCCATATTCACCATTTCCCCCTTCTGCCGAAAGAGCAGTTCTAATTACACTCATTAAATCCATATTTAGTGGGAGCCGGTCAATTATTTCTTTTACGCATACAGGCAATTCGCGATTTGCTTTCAGTTGTTCTTTAAGCAATGCAAGCTGTGAAGCATCGGGGTAGTAACCAAACCAGAGAAGATATGCCGCTTCTTCAAAAGAATACCCTTCAGCAATATCACGAATTCCAAATCCACGATAAAACAACTCGCCATTTTCCCCATCTATATGACTAATCGATGTTTCCGTAGCAACAATCCCTTTCAAGCCTTTTTGAATCATAAAATCGCCCCTTTCCTTAATTAGTATTATTTTATAAAATAAATACAATTAACAATATTGAATATTATTAAAGTGATTGATTACTATTTTTAATAAGGAGAAAATTATGGAATTTCAGTGGCTTCAAACCTTCGTTACTGCCGCAGAATGTGGGAATTTTCGCAGAACTGCTGAATTATTATATATTTCACAGCCTTCAGTAACGGTTCATATAAAACAGCTGGAAAAAGGGCTGGGCATCGAATTGTTCCACCGTGAAGGGAAAAAAATCAAACTGACAGAAGAGGGAAAACGATATTTGGGTCACGCGAAGAGATTGCTTGAAGTTTATCAACATGGTCTCGAGGATATGAATTCCTTCAGTCAAGGCTATACAAGAAATTTAATCCTTGGAATCTCACCGCTAATTGCGGATACCATCCTGCCATACGTTCTAAAAAGCTATACCAACCGGCATCCAGAAGTAGAGATTTCAGTCAAAATCATTGAATCCGTTGATATTGAGCGGGCAGTACTAAAGGAAGAGGTCGATCTCGGGCTTTCGTGCTTAAACAGCAGCCATCCCCATTTGGTCTGTGAGCTTTTATCAACGGATAAGGTCATCTTGGTTGCACCTCATGATGGGCGGGATTCGGAATCAGCACCGCCATTAGATGAGGAAGAAGTGTTAACAACCAATTATGTAATCACCCACAATCATCCCGGTTACTGGGACCTTCTTTGCAGAATAGTAAAAAATAAATATCCAAGTGTTCGAATGATGAAAGTGTCGCAGGTTCATATCACGAAAAGGTTTATTGTCGAGGGGCTTGGGGTATCGTTCTTGCCGACCTCGACTGTCAGAAGAGAATTATTAGAAGGAAGACTGCTAGAGGTAGAATGTCACTCCATCCAATTGCCTGAAGCTAACACGTACGCCATCATGAAATATGATCATTCAAAGCAATTGGAATTTCTAAAATTTATTTCGAATTATAGATTGTAGGTTTGCTGCTGTCTCCTATATACCTTGCAAAAAGAAAATCGGCCCTGTCTCAAAGGCTGAAGACAGAGCCGTATAAAATTTACTATTTACTAATTAAACTTCGTGTCGGCCTTCTGTGAACACTTGGAAGGTAACACCGAATTTATCTATCACAGAACCATAGGCAGGGCTGAAGAAGGTTTCTTGCAATGGCATTTCTACATGACCGCCATCTTGCAAGGCATTAAAAAATGTACGAGCCTTTTCAGCGTCGTCAGTTGTGAGACAGATGGTCACTTGAGAACCAATTTGATGCGGCTGTCCTGGAAACGTATCAGAAAACATTAACTCTGTCTCACCCACTTTAATTGTCGCATGGCTTACACGGTCTTTTGCTTCTGCTGGAAGAGGGAATTCCGGATTTTCCGGCATTTCGCCAAAAGTTTGACTAAAAAGAACCTGTGCATCCAATGCACGTTGATAAAACTCAATCGCTTCCTTTGCATTACCGTCCATCACTAAATAGGGAATCAATCTTACTGTCATAAATAATCGCTCCTCGTCTCCTAAGAATAATTACATGCTTTAATCGATAGTCCGAAGACAGGCATCTCGCTGGCACAAATCAATAAAAGCAGCCACATCCTAGTATTACCGATAAATTAATTATAAAACAAAGAACGCATGTTCGCAATGATAAAATTGGTGTCAGGCACCATTTGCACTACTGCCACGGTATTATTTCAGGCCTGGCAGGTATCTTTCGCGTATGATGTTGGTATGGTGGATGGCGTGGCCGGCGATGATGTAGGCGATGGCGCGGGTGGTGATTTCTGTGCCGTTGGCAATGCCTGTTCTGTTCCATGCTTCAGCCGCCATGGTTTGGATTAGTGTGATGGTGGCATGTCGTACTGCTGTAAAGTCTTCAAGGATCGTTTTATTTGATATCTGGTCAAACTGAGACCCGTTAATATAATCGTTTTCGTTAAAACCGGCTAAGGGGGTCTGGTCCCCGCGTCCAACGCGAAGCAGGCGGTAGCTCATGATTCTCTCGGTATCCGTCATATGGCCAAGAACCTCTTTTACGCTCCATTTGCCGGAAGCATAACGGAATTTTCCATTTTCCTCTGAAATTCTGTCGAAAAGATTCGTCATCTCCGCCAAATTTTCTTTTAAAATTTCTAAAAGATCACCCTCTGAAACAAGTTTTACATAAGAAACATAATACTCAGGATATTCACTTTCTAATGGACGATGCAGCATATTGTTCTCTCCCTTCGAATGTAGCGGTATCTTATTACCTATTAATCCTAACATAGTAATCTAAATATTCGAAAGTATTGATCTAATAATCTTTGTAAGTGTTTCATCTTCTTCATTTTTATTAAAACCATACTCATGGTAAGCTGTATGAGGAAAGGTAGTGGGAAATATGCCTGACTTATTATGGGTAGAAAGTTTAATAGGGAAAAACTTTAAAATCTTAAATGGCTTTCCTTCCTATATAATGATTGAGCAAAAAGAAAAAACAGCCGGCGTCATTTCAGAGGAGGATCTCCAAAGCTTACTTGAATTTTTTTCCCATTGGGGATTGAAGAGATTAGTAGTGTCTTTAGATAAGTCGACAGCGGAATTTGAATACCTCACGGAACTATTCCTAAATAATGGGTTTGAACATTTTTCCTCAAGAGTAGAGGTTTATAGGGATTTAACCAATCTGGATGAACAGAAAAGAATGTTTAACTGGTCTTCTTTAGCTGACCATTGTTTTTCACAAACGGATTTTAAACAACTATTGGCGAGGTGTATAACAGGTTCTGCCAATAAAGCTTCATCCTTAACAATGGATGAATATCTGATGTCTTTGGAGAGCGAGTTAGGGAAGGGATGGGAGCAGTCTTGCCGTATATATTATTTGCAAGATACTCCGCTGGGAATTTCCATCCCACATATCGAGCCTGGTACAATAGACGAGGGAAGATTGTTTTATTTTGGCCTATTGCCGGAAATGAGGGGAAAACGCCTCAGCAATGATCTGCATCTTCAATCATTATGGGCTTTAAAGGAAATGGGAGCTACTTTCTACATTGGGAGTACGGATATCGCAAATAAGAAAATGCTAAGAGTGTTTGAGAACAATGGCTGCAAAGTAAAGTCGGAAACGGAATCGTATAATAAATATTTTTCTAAGTAAGAGAGGTTTTAAAATGAGCAAAGTAGAAATTATTGTCTTAAATGATGAAGATGCCAAAACGGCGGAAGCCTATGGTGCAGACCGTCTTGAACTAGTTTCCGCCATGACAGAAGGCGGGCTGACGCCCAGTTACGGAATCATAAAAACAGTTGTCCAAAGCGTGAAAATTCCTGTGATGGTCATGGTTCGGCCCCATAGCTTTTCGTTTATGTACCGTAAGGATGAATGGGGAGCGATTCGCCAGGATATTCAAGCGGTGAAGCAATTGGGTGCCGCGGGAATAGTCTTTGGTGCCTTAACTGAGAAGCAATCAATTGATTTTGACATGCTTGCCATGGTGGTAGAAGAAGCAAAAGGTTTATCGGTAACGTTCCATCGCGCGATTGATGAAACGAATCCTATTGTTACTTATCAATCCCTTTGCCAATCTCCTTACCATGTTGACCGAATTCTTACCTCAGGAGCTAAACCGACAGCAAAAGAAGGCCTTGATTCATTAAAAAAGATGATAGAGGAATCGAAAAAATCCGCAAACTATCCAGCCATCATGCCGGGATCAGGTTTATCTACTGAAAACATCCAATCCATTCACGGACAACTCCAAGCTGCTGAATACCATTTTGGCTCAGCGGTTAGAATTGGCGGAGATTTTCGCAATCGTATCAACGGAGACGAAATTCAAAAAATCAATAGAATGGTGAACTAGAAAAGCAAAAAGAGCTGTTGCTTTATTTAACACAAGCAGCAGCTCTTTCTATTTATTGTCCAGCTCCAGGCACCACCGGCTAGAGTCCTTCGCTCTCCGTCCTACGATAAGTCAAGCACGAATGCGCCGCTGGCTCTTCGTGTTTCCTTTATCTCAGTTGGAGAGTTCCAGGCCATACGCCGATAGACAGGCGCCTTCCGCTTTCCTTTTTAAATCATTTTATCAAAACGAACACGTTTATTAATCATGTACATAACTGGCATACCAATGGCCATCACGACAAATTCACCAACTGCTGTTGTCAGCCACGTGAACATGAATGGCAGATCAAACGCCAAGTGGAGTTCAAGGGCAATCAAGAACATCGTGAACGTGAATACAAGAGTATTGACAATCATCCTCGCCCACAACCCTTTGATAAAACGTGCGCATGCAATCGTGATTAACAAGGCAATCACTGATTGACCGACACCGAAAATCAGGTCATAGGCTTTCATTGGTGAAAAGAACAAATTCGTTAAAAATACACCAAGAACGATTCCATAAATGTACTTTTTGTTAAAAACAATGAGGTGATTGAACATCTCCGATACACGGAATTGGACTTGAGTAAATCCAAATGGCTGGATCAAGGCCGAAACTGCAATGTACAATGCAGCAATAATCCCACCCGTGACAATTCCCTGCACTTTGCCTGCACGGACAGTTCCAGCAGAATTGGCCCCAATTGGCTGTGCCAATGTGTTAGTTGTTTTCTCCATATTCATTTCTCCTTAGTTTTTTTACGTGGGAGGTTCTCGAACCACGTTAAAATATATTACTTGCAAACTAATATATTAATATAAAAGAAATCACCAGTCAATGACACTATTTTGGAAAAATAAAGGATACCGCTCTAAAACGGTATCCCTTTCATCTTTAAGTATGTACTTCACTCATTAACGCATGAATATTGTCTTCAGGGTCTTTGAAAAACGCCATCCAAGTCTCGGTTTGTCCGATTTTTGCAACGACATGCGGTTCACCAATAAAAGAAATCCCTTTTTCAATAAAATCCTGGTAAGCGGCTTTAATATCATCGACCTGAAAATATATCACCGAACTTGGATGCGCAAATTGTTCCTTCTCCGGCAAACTCAGAAGAAGTCGGAGCCCATTGCATTCAAAAAATGCCATTGTTTCAGTATGAAACAGCAGTGGAAGCGCCAATACCTCCTTATAAAATGTTACAGCTCTTTCAATATTCTTCACAGGCACTCCAATTTGTCCAATACCTTGAATTGTTGTCATTAGAATTTCCCCCATCGCAATGTCATTACAATCTATTACATTTTATGCTAAATTAACTTACTTTTCAAAAAATAATAGGTAAATTAATATTATTTTTCTTCTTGGGCATACTAAAAGAAAAAAAGGAATGGCTGATAGATGAAGTATAATAAAATGTTCTTGATTGCTTTGATCATAGTCCCCTGGCTGTCCTTACCCATGTTAGGGAAAAAATCGTTCCGGCGGTTTTATCCGGGTGCACTATTTGTGTGTATCTGGGTTACAGTTGAGAGTTTGTTGGCAAAAAAACGGGGGTGGTGGCGATTTTATGAGAAACTAATTCCAAACTTTATGGGTGAAATTCCTTTTATCGTTGGGCCATTTTTCATCGGCTCCATATGGATATTAAAATTTACCTTTGGAAATTTTTTCCGTTTCCTAATACTAAACTCGGTTATTGACTATTTGTTTGTTCACCCAGGAATGGTCATTCTCAGAAAGATGGGGATTGTTTCTTTGTTCAGAATGAAGCATTATCAGATGGGAATATTATTTTTGGGCAAATCGATTCTGATGTACGGTTTTCAAACCATTATTGAAAAAATACGGAAAAAGCCAAAAACGATTATAGAAAAAATCTTTTCATAAATGCAACTCCGCCACAAGCTGGGTGATCCCTACCACTTGTGTTTTTTTTTGATTACCTGATAACGGTAAAATGTTACAATCAGGATAGAAGGTCGTGAGAAAAGGGGAAACCGGTATGCTGCACCATCTTGAAATCTATGTATCTGATTTAACGAAATCGGGCGAATTTTGGAACTGGTTTTTAACGGAATTAGGCTACGAGCCATATCAGAAGTGGGAGTCGGGTACCAGCTGGAAATGCGGCGAAACGTATATCGTATTTGTACAGGCGGAAGAACGATTTCTCGATATTCCTTACCATCGGTCAAGAGTCGGTTTAAATCATTTGGCCTTCCATGCACGATCCATAGAACAGGTCGATCAACTGACAGAACAATTACGGGAAAAAGGGATAACAATTCTATATCAGGATAAACATCCATATGCCGGAGGAGGATCACACTATGCTGTTTATTTTGAAGATCCGGATCGAATTAAAGTAGAGGTAGTAGCACCTGGCAATAATATATAAAGGGGAAAGAGATATGGGAGAAGAACAAATTTCATTGGCAACCGCGGCAGATTTAATAAGGGTTGATCAGCTTTTCCAAGATTGTAAAGAGGCACTGCAGCAACAGGAAATCTATCAATGGGATGATGAGTATCCGAATAAAGAGTATTTTGCACATACGATTAACGAAAAGGAACTGTTTATTTTACATAATGAAACGACAATACTCGGAGCAATGGTACTAAACGAATGGCAGATTGATGAATGGGACGAGGTCAACTGGACGAATAAGGCAGGTACCTATTTGATCCTTCATTCCTTTTGCACACATCCATCTGTTCAAGGAAAAGGATATGGGGGGGACATGCTCCAATTTGCCGAAAATATGGCTAAGGAACAGGGGTATGATGGAATACGGCTCGATGCTTATTCCGGAAACAAAGGATCATTAGGCTTTTATGAAAAAAGAGGTTACAAAAAGACGGGGGAAGTAAACTTTAAGTCAAAACCTGCCGGGCATGGGACGTATTTCTGTTATGAAAAACTATTTTAACCTGTGCTAAAAAACCTTTCATTTTTCCAACACTTGTGTAAAATAATTGTAGACCAGTAAGGGATGCAGGAGGAACTATTCATGGTAACGATTAATGAGATTGCCGAAAGGGCGAAAGTTTCCCGGACAACCGTTTCAAGGGTATTGAATAGTTCCGGTTATGTAAGTGAAGAAGCAAAAAAAAGAGTATTAAAGGTAATTGAGGAAACGGGTTATGTTCCGAGTGAAAATGCAAAATCGCTGCGTACAAAAAAGACAAAGGTCATTGGCGTGGTCCTGCCTAAAATCAGTACAGAAACATCTAGCCGACTTGTGAAGGGAATGGATGAAATTCTTGCCAAAGAAGGATATCAAATTCTCTTAACAAATACAAACCTTGAACCAGATAAGGAAATTGAATATTTACGGCTATTGAAAAGCCGGCATGCTGATGGAATTATTTTGTCAGCAACGAATGTTAACTCCCCGCTTTTGGAGGAAATTTTTCAATTAAAAATCCCTTTTGTCACGGTAGGACAGTATATGACCGGCCTGGCAAATGTCATTTTTGATGATTATCAAGCAACAAAAGATCTAGTGAATTACTTCATACAAAAAGGGCATCATCGCATTGCTTTCATCGGAGTTGACGAGAAGGATAGAGCTGTAGGGTATTTACGGAAAAAGGGCTATGAAGATGCAATGAAGGAAAATCGCTTAGTAGTTGAGGAGAATTGGGTTCAAAAAGGGGTTTTTAATGTAGAATCAGGGTTCGAATGTATGAAGTCTATTATGGATACTTCCACTATTTTGCCAACAGCTGTTTTAGCTGTAACAGACAGGCTCGCGATCGGTGCGATGCAGTACGCAAAAGAAACTGGTTTAACAATCCCAGCCGATTTAGCGATTGCAGGCATGGGGGCTTCAGAATTATCCAAGTTTATCAGCCCCTCCTTAACAACGATTGATTTTTCCATTGAAGAGGCCGGACGTGAAGCAGCTGCATTAATCCTGAAAAAAATTAATGGAGAACATTCCCATGAAATAATTAAGACAATAAATCATAGACTTATTGAACGTGAGAGTATATAAT encodes:
- a CDS encoding copper homeostasis protein CutC; the protein is MSKVEIIVLNDEDAKTAEAYGADRLELVSAMTEGGLTPSYGIIKTVVQSVKIPVMVMVRPHSFSFMYRKDEWGAIRQDIQAVKQLGAAGIVFGALTEKQSIDFDMLAMVVEEAKGLSVTFHRAIDETNPIVTYQSLCQSPYHVDRILTSGAKPTAKEGLDSLKKMIEESKKSANYPAIMPGSGLSTENIQSIHGQLQAAEYHFGSAVRIGGDFRNRINGDEIQKINRMVN
- a CDS encoding QueT transporter family protein; protein product: MEKTTNTLAQPIGANSAGTVRAGKVQGIVTGGIIAALYIAVSALIQPFGFTQVQFRVSEMFNHLIVFNKKYIYGIVLGVFLTNLFFSPMKAYDLIFGVGQSVIALLITIACARFIKGLWARMIVNTLVFTFTMFLIALELHLAFDLPFMFTWLTTAVGEFVVMAIGMPVMYMINKRVRFDKMI
- a CDS encoding VOC family protein is translated as MTTIQGIGQIGVPVKNIERAVTFYKEVLALPLLFHTETMAFFECNGLRLLLSLPEKEQFAHPSSVIYFQVDDIKAAYQDFIEKGISFIGEPHVVAKIGQTETWMAFFKDPEDNIHALMSEVHT
- a CDS encoding VOC family protein, yielding MLHHLEIYVSDLTKSGEFWNWFLTELGYEPYQKWESGTSWKCGETYIVFVQAEERFLDIPYHRSRVGLNHLAFHARSIEQVDQLTEQLREKGITILYQDKHPYAGGGSHYAVYFEDPDRIKVEVVAPGNNI
- a CDS encoding GNAT family N-acetyltransferase produces the protein MGEEQISLATAADLIRVDQLFQDCKEALQQQEIYQWDDEYPNKEYFAHTINEKELFILHNETTILGAMVLNEWQIDEWDEVNWTNKAGTYLILHSFCTHPSVQGKGYGGDMLQFAENMAKEQGYDGIRLDAYSGNKGSLGFYEKRGYKKTGEVNFKSKPAGHGTYFCYEKLF
- a CDS encoding LacI family DNA-binding transcriptional regulator, whose translation is MVTINEIAERAKVSRTTVSRVLNSSGYVSEEAKKRVLKVIEETGYVPSENAKSLRTKKTKVIGVVLPKISTETSSRLVKGMDEILAKEGYQILLTNTNLEPDKEIEYLRLLKSRHADGIILSATNVNSPLLEEIFQLKIPFVTVGQYMTGLANVIFDDYQATKDLVNYFIQKGHHRIAFIGVDEKDRAVGYLRKKGYEDAMKENRLVVEENWVQKGVFNVESGFECMKSIMDTSTILPTAVLAVTDRLAIGAMQYAKETGLTIPADLAIAGMGASELSKFISPSLTTIDFSIEEAGREAAALILKKINGEHSHEIIKTINHRLIERESI